The sequence GCATCAGAAATTGTGCTTGACAGTCTGCGGAGATGTAACCGGCGAGTACAAGATTTCAATTGTTATGTCAACGCATAATAACTTTGCCGCATCGTATGCTGACCATGTTCATTTGTTTCTCGACGGAGAACCCACTGGAATGGTAGTTAATCCTTCCCTCGAGTCCCTTGCCTTCGCTCAGGAAACTAGCAACCGGCCAGAATAATGCTTAGTTTTGTATTTGAGCACGTTGTTGCATTTTGGCGATTGTATTTACTCCCTATTATGGTCATTCTGTTATCAACAGTGATGATCTTTATTGGACTAGCAGGACAAGAATACATTGAAACAGTCGCAATCTCATTCTGCACGTAGTTCGCTGACTAATGCCGATATCATAGTTTATAACGATGAAATACCAGGTCATGAGTTCTTAACAGATGTTGAACGCCTTCCACAGGTGCGCTCTGCTCATTCACCCACACCATTGTGGGGAACAGTTATGAGCGCCTCTGGAGCAGCACACCTCAACATACTTAACGTCCCACCTAAATCACTACGGAATGAAGATTTCCATGAAGGTACCTACCCCACTGCAACGGACGAAATTGCGTTTACCAGTTGATATTGCAACCAGCCTCGAAGTAACAGTAGGAGACGAAGTTTTACTTACTATTCCTAGTGTGGGGAAAGCATGGGACATTGCGAAAGATGACCGTGCGGGGCTTGTATTTCTTATAGTCCACTCAACGAGAACTTCCAGTCATTGTTTAAATGCAATTGCTGGACTCGATATGCGAGAATTATGGGAAAACATTGATGGCAAACTCCCAATCGACGCAATGGGAGTATATGTTTTCAAAAAATCTGGCGTAACGCTAGAAGACCTTAAAGAATCATTGCTCAGTATCCCGGGAACGATTGTTATTACTCGCGAACAGACATATGAGCAGATACTAGCAGAAACTCAGCTCTACATAACAAACTTGCTTGGTCCAGGACACGGTATTTTGTTCCTACCGGCACTTGGCACCTTACTTACACTGTATTTCACTGGGCGGAAAATATTACGTTCACGAACGGATGATTATCGACTACTTATCACAATGGGGGCGACACAAAGTCATATCTTCTTGTTGGCGAGCCTACAACTAATACTAGTTGGTATTCTCACTGTTGCTGCCGGGATCCTCCTTGGGCATATCAGCGGCAAAGTTCTTCATGTCTTACTACAACTAATTCCTGGGTCTCGATTTCTTTCGCCATATTATCACCCATCACTGTTTACGAGTATCCAGGCGATATTAGTGATGCTAGGTATTTTATGTTTAGCCGCAAT is a genomic window of Arcanobacterium phocae containing:
- a CDS encoding FtsX-like permease family protein, which produces MKISMKVPTPLQRTKLRLPVDIATSLEVTVGDEVLLTIPSVGKAWDIAKDDRAGLVFLIVHSTRTSSHCLNAIAGLDMRELWENIDGKLPIDAMGVYVFKKSGVTLEDLKESLLSIPGTIVITREQTYEQILAETQLYITNLLGPGHGILFLPALGTLLTLYFTGRKILRSRTDDYRLLITMGATQSHIFLLASLQLILVGILTVAAGILLGHISGKVLHVLLQLIPGSRFLSPYYHPSLFTSIQAILVMLGILCLAAIPCAWQITGSPLFYDNKSNIEASTLKFATRRLAGIVIMTTLLVFSAVASRQETDFSQWTSYLAAGALVTIAFFCALVLLGQQIIHTVFRQQLSQSRTSLTRCAIVKRADISDTYRNSFFSSRLIVLGVGMLVVLVSTHVSSSHVLEHIADKINPFDVSVVSDKNSGTGLNDSVINSAIKQPGVASHLSVYNAEIDALMPDSPEDSINLEVRGFTRSDAEHYFSEDGGENKDIPRQGSILCLEMSCLT